The sequence below is a genomic window from Streptomyces sp. V1I1.
AGACGGCCAGCGTCGCGGCGCCGCCGATCAGGGCGACGAGGACAAGCCAGAATGCTGCCCGGTCGGCAAGTCGCTGTCCGGGGGCCTTGGAGTTCTGGGCTTCCTGGACGAGTTTGACGATCTGTGCCAGTGCGGTGTCGGCGCCGACCTTGGTGGCGCGTACGCGCAGTGTGCCGTTGGCGTTGATGGTCGCGCCGACGACCTGCGAGCCGGGGGCCTTGTGCACGGGCATGCTCTCGCCGGTGACCATCGACTCGTCGACGTCGCTCTCGCCCTCTTCCACGATCCCGTCGACTGCGATCTTGGCCCCGGGACGGACCAGCAGCAGGTCACCGACGACGACTTCGGCGGTGGGCACCTCGACCGGTTCGCCTTCGCGCAGGACGAGGGCCTTGGGCGGGGCGAGGTCGAGCAGGGTGCGGATGGCGTCGTTGGCGCCGCCGCGGGCGCGCATCTCGAACCAGTGCCCGAGCAGCACGAAGGAGGCCAGGACGGTGGCCGCTTCGTAGAAGACGTCGCCGCCGCCGGTGATTGTGACGATGAGGGAGTAGAGCCAGCCGGCTCCGACGGCGACCGCAACCAGCACCATCATGTCCAAGGTGCGGGCACGCAGCGCGCGTACGGCGCCGGTGAAGAAGATCGAGCACGAGTAGAAGATCACCGGCAGGCTGAGCAGCAGTGCCCACACGTCCTGACGCAGCCCGAAGGGGACCGGCACGTCGAGGCCGAACACGTCCTCGCCGATCGGCGACCAGATCACGATGGGGATCGAGAACAGCAGCGCCACCAGGAAGCGGTTGCGCATGTCGGCCACCATCGCCGCCATCGACATCTCGCCGTGCCCACCGTGGCCCATCACCTCGTGCGGCGTCGGCATCCCCTCCGGTGCGGCCAGGACCTCGGCGTGTTCCGCGTGCGAGGCACCTACCGGCTCGGCCGGCTTGGTCAGGGCCGCCCCTGCGCCGTGGCCCTCGTGGCCCGCCTCCCCGCCCGGCACATCCTCGGCGGGCGGATCGGGCTCGGCCATCGGGTCGCAGATATGGGAGGGCACCACCTGGCCGGCACAGTTGTAACCGCATTCGGTCACCCAGCCGCGCAGCTCGGCCAGCGACGTACGCCGCGGATCGAAAACCACCGTCGCCGACTGGGCGACCGGGTTGACCTCGACATCCAGCACGCCGGGGCGCCGCCCGAGCACGGCCATCACCGTGCTCTGCTGCGACGCCCACGCAAGGCCGCGCACATCCAGCACAGCAATGCTGCGCTCCTTGCTCGGGCCTGCCGGGCCGTGCACGTGGTGACGACGGTCATCTGTGGAGTCAGGCACGGTCATCCCTCCTCACCATTTCGAAGGGCTCCCTTGGCTGTACGGCGGGTGGCCTGCGTCCTTGCCTCTTGCCCGCCAGCCCATGCACGGGTTGTCCGGGCGGTCACAGGCATCCGGTCAGAGCACGGCGACACGCTGCCGCCCACCCTTGGCGGTCAGCTCTTGCCCAGCATCGCCTTCATCTGGGCGATCTCGGCGGTCTGGGAGGTGACGATGTCGTCGGCGAGCTTTTTGGCAGGGCCGTAGGCGCCTTCGGTCTTCTCGGTGTTGGCCATCTCAATCGCGCCCTCGTGATGCTCGATCATCATGGTCAAGAACATCGTGTCGAAGGCCGAGCGGGAAGCGGCCTCGAGGTCGTCCATCCGCCGGTCATCCATCATTCCGGGCCGGCCCGAGTCGTCGTGGTCCATGCCGTCCATGCCATCCATGCCCGTGGGGACCTTCTCGTCCCAGGCTTTGAGCCAGCTGGACATGGTGGTGATCTCAGGGCCTTGCGCCTTTTTGATCTGCGCCGCGAGGGCCTTGACGTCGTTGGAGGAGGAGTGGGTTTCCACCATCTCGGACATGACGATGGCCTGGCGGTGGTGCGGAATCATGCCCTGGGCGAAGGTGACGTCGGCCTGGTTGTGCTCGCCCGCGGGGACGGCGGACGGGGCGGAGGCGGTGGGTCGAGGAGAGGTGTCGGTCCCGCTGGTGTTGCCGTCGTCGCCGCAGGCAGCGAGCCCGAGCGCGGCTGCCAAGGCGGCGGCCGCCAGAGCGGCACGGCGGGGAAGGGAACGGGTCGTGCTCATGGTTGGTGCTCCTGGATGTGAGAGGGATCCGGGCGTGCCTGTGCGCAGCGTCGGGCCCGGCTGGGGCCTGTGCCGCGCGCGGCGTTCCTAGATCCGCAGGAGCTGGAGTTGAGCGAGTGTGGGCGGGGCGCGTGCACCGGCCGGCTCGCACGGCGTCGCCGCAGCGGCAGACGGTGCTGTCGTGGCGATCACGTTCGGTGCAGAGGCGGCCAGGGCGGGGATGAAGACGGCGCCGGGAACCGCTGCTGACGCACACATCTGGTCGGCGTGGCTGCCGTGCCGGTCGGCGCTGCCGTCGTCGTCGGGGCACACGCACGGGTGCTCGGTTGCGGTCGTCTGCATCTGGTGCACTGCGTGCGAGGGGGCCTTGTCCGCAAGGGCTGGGGTTGCGGAGCCCAGTCCGTGCATCGCGACCAATCCGGTCAGCACGGTGAGCACAAGCAGCATCGTGAGCCGCAGCATCGGCTGCGGCGACGGACTTCGCTCGCCACGGCTCACGGTTTCATCGTAGGTGTGGCCAGGGCTGGGCGCGCGGGCTCGTGGCCCGCCGGTGTCACAAGCCGGGGGTGCCCCACAGCGGGAACCAGCGGCTCAGGTCAGGCTCGATGCGTCCG
It includes:
- a CDS encoding cation-translocating P-type ATPase — encoded protein: MPDSTDDRRHHVHGPAGPSKERSIAVLDVRGLAWASQQSTVMAVLGRRPGVLDVEVNPVAQSATVVFDPRRTSLAELRGWVTECGYNCAGQVVPSHICDPMAEPDPPAEDVPGGEAGHEGHGAGAALTKPAEPVGASHAEHAEVLAAPEGMPTPHEVMGHGGHGEMSMAAMVADMRNRFLVALLFSIPIVIWSPIGEDVFGLDVPVPFGLRQDVWALLLSLPVIFYSCSIFFTGAVRALRARTLDMMVLVAVAVGAGWLYSLIVTITGGGDVFYEAATVLASFVLLGHWFEMRARGGANDAIRTLLDLAPPKALVLREGEPVEVPTAEVVVGDLLLVRPGAKIAVDGIVEEGESDVDESMVTGESMPVHKAPGSQVVGATINANGTLRVRATKVGADTALAQIVKLVQEAQNSKAPGQRLADRAAFWLVLVALIGGAATLAVWLLATDRSFGTAMLFAITVVVITCPDALGLATPTAIMVGTGLGARRGVLFKNAVALETSAGIQTVVMDKTGTLTKGEPEVTDVITAPGTDEGQLLRLVAAVERESEHPLAEAVVRHAQTRSTEAASARHFENVPGHGATAVVDGHRVAVGNRRLAEREGVYLGPLAARRKALAATGRTVVIAAVDGRAAGLIGIADAPRETSAAAVTELHGLGVEVVMLTGDNQATAERIADRLGIDTVIAEVLPGDKAAKVAELQCGGRKVAMVGDGVNDAPALAQADLGIAIGAGTDVAIETADLVLMRSDPLDVATALRIGRGTLRKMRQNLGWAIGYNAIALPIAAGVFEPASGLVLRPEIAALSMSGSSIIVAVNALALKRLRLPRATTPPARPPVTPAALDAADGGASRRRAA
- a CDS encoding DUF305 domain-containing protein; the protein is MSTTRSLPRRAALAAAALAAALGLAACGDDGNTSGTDTSPRPTASAPSAVPAGEHNQADVTFAQGMIPHHRQAIVMSEMVETHSSSNDVKALAAQIKKAQGPEITTMSSWLKAWDEKVPTGMDGMDGMDHDDSGRPGMMDDRRMDDLEAASRSAFDTMFLTMMIEHHEGAIEMANTEKTEGAYGPAKKLADDIVTSQTAEIAQMKAMLGKS
- a CDS encoding DUF6153 family protein, with the translated sequence MSRGERSPSPQPMLRLTMLLVLTVLTGLVAMHGLGSATPALADKAPSHAVHQMQTTATEHPCVCPDDDGSADRHGSHADQMCASAAVPGAVFIPALAASAPNVIATTAPSAAAATPCEPAGARAPPTLAQLQLLRI